The Micromonospora sp. NBC_00421 genome contains a region encoding:
- a CDS encoding sensor histidine kinase gives MYEGERTRRWAADLLLWAVFAAPVAYPRLTPPYGRWAVPLLVGALALLAAAVLVGRRSPVAAVLLVLAGSLVDGNFVFALVAFSYLAGRRSARTAPAAVLFTAVAVGGTVLHLALLGTGMATWFLLSCVLLGAGVFPWLAGRYRRQQQALVLAAGEHAEAVRREQRGVAERIRLRERARIAEEMHDSLGHDLSLIALRAAALELAAGLPDRHRAAAGELRASVGAATERLHGIIGMLRDGPAGTSPVGESIADLVAVAHEAGLAVRLAPGPAGGRLPTLVANAAHRVVREALTNAARYAPGASVTVAVAERAGWAEVRVVNEPPPAGAPADPPSHGSGLAALCERLRLLGGTLDAGPTEVGGFAVTARLPLVPPVVSGTGMVPGRPGPVLADPVPPWPVVIPHDRATAVGGSTDIGGAVRAARRSVRRSLLVALGTPPAVALALSLVYYPVATAGAVLDRPAFDGMRLGTARAELSGLPRRQVEPPVDRVTPPGGRCEYYTDGNFPLAQPSWRLCFVDGRLTSKDPMPR, from the coding sequence GTGTACGAGGGCGAGCGGACCCGCCGGTGGGCAGCTGACCTGCTGCTGTGGGCCGTGTTCGCGGCCCCGGTGGCGTACCCCCGGCTGACCCCGCCGTACGGGCGGTGGGCCGTACCGCTGCTCGTCGGCGCGTTGGCGCTGCTCGCGGCGGCGGTGCTGGTCGGCCGGCGGTCGCCGGTGGCGGCGGTGCTGCTGGTGCTGGCCGGTTCGCTTGTCGACGGCAACTTCGTGTTCGCCCTGGTCGCGTTCAGCTATCTGGCGGGACGGCGCAGCGCGCGGACGGCCCCGGCGGCGGTGCTGTTCACCGCGGTCGCGGTCGGCGGCACGGTGCTGCACCTGGCGCTGCTCGGCACCGGCATGGCCACCTGGTTCCTGCTCAGTTGCGTGCTGCTCGGCGCCGGGGTGTTCCCCTGGCTGGCCGGGCGGTACCGGCGCCAGCAGCAGGCGCTGGTGCTGGCCGCCGGGGAGCACGCCGAGGCGGTGCGGCGGGAGCAGCGCGGCGTGGCGGAGCGGATCCGGTTGCGGGAACGGGCCCGGATCGCCGAGGAGATGCACGACTCGCTGGGGCACGACCTGAGCCTGATCGCGTTGCGGGCCGCCGCCCTGGAGCTGGCCGCCGGGCTGCCCGACCGGCACCGGGCGGCAGCCGGGGAGTTGCGGGCCAGCGTCGGGGCGGCGACGGAACGGTTGCACGGCATCATCGGGATGCTGCGGGACGGCCCGGCGGGCACCTCGCCGGTGGGGGAGAGCATCGCCGATCTGGTGGCCGTCGCCCACGAGGCCGGGCTGGCGGTACGGCTGGCACCGGGTCCGGCCGGCGGACGGTTGCCGACACTCGTCGCGAACGCGGCGCACCGGGTGGTGCGGGAGGCGCTGACCAACGCCGCCCGGTACGCCCCCGGCGCGTCGGTGACCGTGGCGGTCGCCGAGCGGGCCGGCTGGGCCGAGGTGCGGGTGGTCAACGAGCCGCCACCGGCCGGTGCGCCGGCCGACCCGCCGTCGCACGGTTCCGGGCTGGCGGCACTCTGCGAGCGGCTCCGGCTGCTCGGCGGCACTCTGGACGCCGGTCCGACCGAGGTCGGCGGGTTCGCCGTGACGGCCCGGTTGCCCCTCGTCCCGCCGGTCGTCTCCGGGACGGGCATGGTCCCGGGTCGACCCGGGCCGGTCCTGGCCGACCCGGTTCCGCCGTGGCCGGTGGTGATCCCGCACGACCGGGCGACAGCCGTCGGCGGATCGACCGACATCGGCGGTGCGGTACGGGCCGCCCGGCGGAGCGTACGCCGGAGTCTGCTGGTGGCTCTCGGCACGCCGCCGGCCGTCGCCCTGGCGTTGTCGCTCGTCTACTACCCGGTCGCCACCGCCGGGGCGGTGCTGGACCGACCCGCGTTCGACGGGATGCGGCTCGGCACGGCCCGTGCCGAACTGTCCGGTCTGCCCCGCCGTCAGGTGGAACCGCCTGTCGACCGGGTGACCCCGCCCGGTGGGCGCTGCGAGTACTACACCGACGGCAATTTCCCGCTGGCCCAGCCGAGTTGGCGGCTCTGTTTCGTCGACGGTCGCCTGACCAGTAAGGACCCGATGCCCCGATGA
- the bioD gene encoding dethiobiotin synthase: MLVTGTDTEVGKTVVTAAITAAAQAAGLRVAVVKPGQTGTATGEPGDVDSVTRLAAPLTGRTLASYPDPLAPLAAARVAELEPLELYTAVDAIRAEVDKHDLVLVEGAGGLLVPMGLRPSGEAWTVADLAVSLGAPAVVVARAGLGTLNHTALTLEALERRAVPAGVVIGAWPAEPQLVHWTNLTELVPNMLGALPTGAGSMDPGVFRRSAPGWLTPDLHGVLDDWRTWAEDAG; this comes from the coding sequence GTGCTGGTCACCGGGACCGACACCGAGGTCGGCAAGACGGTGGTGACGGCGGCGATCACCGCGGCCGCGCAGGCCGCCGGTCTGCGGGTCGCGGTGGTCAAACCGGGCCAGACGGGTACGGCCACCGGTGAGCCCGGCGACGTCGACTCGGTGACCAGGTTGGCCGCCCCGCTGACCGGTCGTACCCTGGCCAGCTACCCGGACCCGCTCGCCCCGCTCGCCGCGGCCCGGGTCGCCGAGCTGGAGCCGTTGGAGCTCTACACCGCCGTCGACGCGATCCGTGCGGAGGTCGACAAGCACGACCTGGTGCTCGTCGAGGGGGCCGGTGGGCTGCTGGTGCCGATGGGATTGCGTCCGTCCGGCGAGGCGTGGACCGTCGCCGACCTGGCGGTGTCGCTGGGCGCGCCGGCGGTGGTGGTGGCCCGCGCCGGGCTCGGCACCCTCAATCACACCGCGCTCACCCTGGAGGCGCTGGAACGTCGGGCCGTGCCCGCCGGGGTGGTGATCGGCGCCTGGCCGGCGGAGCCGCAGCTGGTGCACTGGACGAACCTGACCGAGCTGGTGCCGAACATGCTCGGTGCGCTACCGACCGGCGCCGGGTCGATGGACCCGGGAGTGTTCCGCCGGTCCGCCCCGGGCTGGCTCACCCCTGACCTGCACGGGGTGCTCGACGACTGGCGCACCTGGGCCGAGGACGCCGGCTGA
- a CDS encoding 8-amino-7-oxononanoate synthase, with amino-acid sequence MADWLAALDRRAALRARAGLTRTLRPRAAGDRVVDLAGNDYLGLATHPEVVAAAGRALSGYGLGATGSRLVRGSTDVHHALEDELAGWLGVERALVFSSGYLANLAAVRGLAQPRTLLVSDAHNHASLIDGCRISGAETVVTAHADVDAVAAALAAAPGRPAVVVTESVFSVDGDLAPLAALHAVARRHGALLLVDDAHALGVTGPAGAGAVAAAGLAGAPDVVVTATLSKALGGAGGVVAGPAEFVRHLVETGRTFIFDTAPPPAVAAGVRAAVALARTADDLRAELADRARYAVRRLGAAGLTVSAPDAAVVSVTAPGPEAATTWAADCRDRGVAVGCFRPPSTPDHRSRLRLTLSTGVTRTAFEHALETIVECAPQSRAEVVP; translated from the coding sequence GTGGCGGACTGGCTGGCGGCCCTGGACCGCCGCGCCGCACTGCGGGCCAGGGCGGGGCTCACCCGCACCCTGCGCCCCCGCGCCGCCGGTGACCGGGTGGTCGACCTGGCCGGCAACGACTACCTGGGCCTGGCCACCCATCCCGAGGTCGTCGCCGCCGCCGGCCGGGCCCTGTCCGGGTACGGGTTGGGGGCCACCGGCTCCCGCCTGGTACGCGGCTCCACCGACGTCCACCACGCCCTGGAGGACGAGCTGGCCGGCTGGCTCGGCGTCGAACGGGCGCTGGTCTTCTCCTCCGGTTACCTGGCCAACCTCGCCGCCGTCCGGGGCCTGGCCCAGCCGCGTACCCTGCTCGTCTCCGACGCCCACAACCACGCCTCGCTGATCGACGGCTGCCGGATCTCCGGCGCGGAGACGGTGGTCACCGCGCACGCCGACGTCGACGCGGTGGCCGCCGCGCTCGCCGCCGCGCCGGGCCGACCGGCGGTGGTGGTCACCGAGTCGGTCTTCTCCGTCGACGGCGACCTCGCCCCGCTGGCCGCACTGCACGCCGTCGCCCGGCGGCACGGCGCACTGCTGCTCGTCGACGACGCGCACGCGCTCGGCGTCACCGGCCCGGCCGGGGCCGGCGCGGTGGCCGCGGCCGGGCTCGCCGGTGCGCCGGACGTGGTGGTCACCGCGACCCTGTCCAAGGCGCTCGGTGGCGCCGGTGGGGTGGTCGCCGGTCCCGCCGAGTTCGTCCGGCATCTCGTGGAGACCGGGCGTACCTTCATCTTCGACACCGCGCCGCCGCCCGCGGTCGCCGCCGGGGTACGGGCCGCCGTGGCGCTGGCCCGGACCGCCGACGACCTGCGCGCCGAGCTGGCCGACCGGGCCCGTTACGCGGTACGCCGCCTCGGCGCGGCCGGGCTGACCGTGTCCGCCCCCGACGCGGCGGTGGTGTCGGTGACCGCCCCCGGCCCGGAGGCCGCCACCACCTGGGCGGCCGACTGCCGGGACCGGGGTGTCGCCGTCGGCTGCTTCCGCCCACCGTCCACCCCGGACCACCGCTCCCGGCTGCGGCTCACCCTCTCCACCGGGGTGACCCGAACGGCCTTCGAACACGCCCTGGAGACCATCGTGGAGTGCGCCCCGCAGTCGCGAGCCGAGGTCGTGCCGTGA